A section of the Cuniculiplasma divulgatum genome encodes:
- a CDS encoding ArsR family transcriptional regulator, with the protein MIDDDLEAFISAIENSTRREILRSLIIDQSYALQISRIIGVSQQAINKQLDLLEKANLISSAGYAPSNLGARRKIYRPTGFSTLVADYSRNFITVKRYEIPLEPNSMEERENIHIEKPSELLKKIGDVDHQIDELMRDRNKLIAIKDHLMGKINSYISTMVPDPTSRLVLIYYVDSMDPEYVSRKLNLPLNLVMQIVETYFR; encoded by the coding sequence ATGATTGACGATGACCTTGAGGCTTTCATAAGTGCAATAGAGAACTCAACCCGCAGAGAAATACTGAGGAGCCTCATCATCGATCAGTCTTATGCCCTGCAGATCAGCAGGATCATAGGTGTTTCACAGCAGGCCATCAATAAACAGCTGGATCTGCTGGAGAAGGCAAACCTGATTTCATCTGCAGGGTATGCGCCCAGCAATCTCGGCGCCAGGAGAAAAATTTACAGGCCCACGGGATTCTCCACCCTTGTGGCGGATTATTCCCGCAATTTTATAACGGTCAAAAGATATGAAATCCCACTTGAGCCCAACAGTATGGAAGAACGGGAGAATATTCACATAGAAAAACCATCAGAACTTCTGAAGAAGATAGGTGATGTGGACCACCAGATTGACGAACTCATGAGAGACAGAAATAAGCTCATTGCAATAAAGGACCATCTCATGGGAAAGATAAACTCATACATATCAACAATGGTGCCCGATCCCACCTCCAGGCTGGTTCTCATATATTATGTGGACAGTATGGATCCGGAATATGTTAGCCGGAAACTGAATTTGCCACTCAACCTTGTTATGCAGATTGTGGAAACATATTTCAGATAG
- the hsp20 gene encoding archaeal heat shock protein Hsp20, with product MAIRRKRDEDDWRTPWDEEFDDMFRDFGFDFDRFNDRLMRIWDRFLKDPDVKTYGPYVYGFSYKIGPDGKPVFEEFGNVPRNMIPGASEAVEKDVREPMTDFNEDKNKVYLTYELPGISKEDIELNVSERNVTINVRNGPRKYYKSMDFEYDIKPETAKAKFTNGILDLTIDKVDGDKTSGKKIQIE from the coding sequence ATGGCAATAAGAAGAAAGAGGGATGAAGACGACTGGAGAACCCCCTGGGACGAAGAATTTGATGACATGTTCCGGGACTTTGGCTTCGACTTTGACAGATTCAATGACAGGCTGATGAGGATATGGGACAGGTTCCTCAAGGATCCGGATGTTAAAACCTACGGACCATACGTGTATGGTTTCTCCTACAAAATTGGCCCAGACGGTAAGCCGGTATTCGAGGAATTCGGCAATGTGCCCAGAAACATGATACCTGGGGCTTCAGAGGCTGTTGAAAAGGATGTCAGGGAACCAATGACTGATTTCAACGAGGACAAGAACAAGGTATACCTCACCTATGAGCTTCCAGGCATATCCAAGGAGGACATCGAGCTGAATGTCTCTGAAAGGAATGTCACCATAAATGTGCGCAACGGACCAAGGAAGTACTACAAGAGCATGGACTTTGAGTACGATATCAAGCCGGAAACTGCAAAGGCAAAGTTCACCAACGGAATACTTGATCTGACAATTGACAAAGTTGACGGTGACAAGACCAGCGGAAAGAAGATCCAGATAGAGTGA
- a CDS encoding chromate resistance protein, whose protein sequence is MKWITREKAAIDRIACPWLISRFIDDNPEFIFVPAGEVMKDSRELSAIPFDVEGAELNHYHEDGEERVTFDAVMRKYKLSDPALKELAKIVRAADAHEAMAVPESPGLKSIAQGFRLISKNDHENMDKQFPVYDALYAYCKYKLESRRK, encoded by the coding sequence ATGAAGTGGATAACAAGGGAGAAGGCCGCAATAGATAGAATAGCCTGCCCATGGCTGATTTCCAGATTTATAGACGACAATCCTGAGTTCATCTTTGTGCCGGCGGGTGAAGTTATGAAAGATTCCAGAGAACTTTCAGCAATTCCATTTGATGTGGAGGGGGCGGAACTCAATCACTACCATGAGGATGGCGAGGAGAGAGTGACATTTGACGCTGTTATGAGAAAATACAAACTGTCTGATCCTGCTCTTAAGGAACTTGCAAAGATCGTCAGGGCAGCTGATGCTCACGAAGCTATGGCAGTACCAGAATCGCCGGGTCTGAAATCCATCGCACAGGGTTTTAGGTTGATATCGAAGAATGATCATGAAAACATGGATAAGCAATTTCCCGTCTATGACGCACTCTACGCTTATTGCAAGTATAAGCTAGAATCACGTAGAAAATGA
- a CDS encoding succinate dehydrogenase/fumarate reductase flavoprotein subunit, producing the protein MEKIKEDVLILGGGMAGLRAAIAAAEYNPKLSVGLVSKLYPLRSHSVSAEGGTSAVLNPKDSFDLHSFDTIKGSDYLGDQDAIEEFVRLVPEQIYTTDHWGCPWSRNPDGTISQRDFGALSFPRATFAADKTGFHVMQTLFSRAMKYNIHFYNEYFATKLILNGGQLNSVTTIDLRTGNFVVFQGKALIFAMGGAGRLYQFATYAHSVTGDGDGIAYRAGIPLKDMEFIQFHPTGLVPSGILITEAARAEGGYLLNSKKERFMGTYAPHKFETASRDVVSRAIMWEIEAGRGVKGEYGDMEYVYLDMRHIADKLDERLPMITEIAKKFNGIDAHTELVPVHPATHYTMGGIDSNVKTTTSVPGVFVAGENACVSIHGANRLGSNSTNECLALGNVAGIAAAEWAVSHSVSDLDVAQVNDEEKRIWEDMLKRDGGENIAKIREDLRINMDKNVGVFRTADPLRNSLKNIAALKERYEKITIQDKASTFNLELEWAFEVGFMLDLAEIITAGALQRTESRGAHYRRDFPDRDDANFMKHTIATYSKDGPALTYRPVVVTKWQPTVRSY; encoded by the coding sequence TTGGAAAAAATAAAGGAAGACGTTTTAATTCTTGGTGGAGGAATGGCTGGTCTTCGTGCTGCCATAGCTGCAGCAGAATATAATCCGAAATTATCAGTAGGGCTGGTATCAAAACTTTATCCCTTAAGGTCTCATTCTGTTTCGGCTGAAGGTGGTACAAGTGCCGTCCTGAATCCAAAGGATTCCTTCGACCTTCATTCCTTTGACACCATAAAGGGCAGTGATTATCTTGGCGATCAGGATGCCATTGAAGAATTTGTAAGACTCGTGCCTGAGCAGATTTATACCACAGATCACTGGGGATGCCCCTGGAGCCGAAACCCGGATGGGACAATATCACAGAGAGATTTTGGTGCTCTGAGTTTTCCCCGGGCAACCTTCGCCGCAGACAAAACGGGTTTCCATGTAATGCAGACTCTGTTCAGCAGGGCTATGAAGTATAATATTCATTTCTACAACGAGTATTTTGCGACCAAACTGATTCTCAATGGGGGTCAGCTGAATTCCGTAACCACAATAGATCTCAGGACTGGAAATTTTGTCGTATTCCAGGGAAAGGCACTTATTTTTGCAATGGGTGGAGCCGGCAGGCTTTACCAGTTTGCCACATATGCCCATTCAGTGACCGGAGATGGGGATGGTATAGCCTACAGAGCAGGAATACCTTTGAAAGATATGGAATTCATACAGTTTCATCCAACAGGCCTTGTACCATCCGGAATCCTCATAACAGAGGCAGCAAGAGCTGAGGGTGGATATCTTCTTAACAGCAAAAAAGAAAGATTCATGGGAACCTACGCCCCACATAAATTTGAGACGGCATCCAGGGATGTGGTATCAAGGGCGATTATGTGGGAAATCGAGGCAGGCCGTGGCGTTAAGGGCGAATACGGCGACATGGAATACGTTTACCTGGACATGCGGCACATCGCGGATAAGCTGGATGAAAGGCTTCCAATGATTACTGAAATAGCAAAGAAGTTCAATGGCATTGACGCCCACACCGAACTTGTCCCGGTGCACCCCGCAACCCATTATACAATGGGCGGCATAGATTCCAACGTAAAAACCACCACATCAGTACCTGGGGTGTTCGTTGCAGGGGAGAACGCCTGTGTAAGCATTCACGGTGCAAACAGGTTGGGATCAAACTCCACGAACGAATGCCTTGCACTAGGCAACGTTGCAGGAATAGCTGCAGCTGAGTGGGCCGTTTCACATTCGGTATCGGATCTCGACGTGGCGCAGGTCAATGACGAGGAAAAGAGGATCTGGGAAGATATGCTCAAGAGAGATGGAGGAGAAAACATAGCTAAGATCAGGGAAGATCTGAGAATCAACATGGATAAGAATGTTGGAGTATTCAGAACAGCGGACCCGCTGAGAAACAGCTTGAAGAACATAGCGGCCCTGAAGGAAAGATATGAGAAGATCACCATTCAGGATAAGGCATCCACATTCAACCTGGAGCTGGAATGGGCATTTGAGGTGGGATTCATGCTTGATCTTGCAGAAATCATAACCGCCGGCGCCCTTCAGAGAACCGAGAGCAGGGGAGCACATTACAGGCGGGATTTCCCGGATCGCGATGACGCCAACTTCATGAAGCATACCATAGCCACATACTCCAAGGATGGACCAGCATTAACATACAGGCCTGTTGTTGTAACCAAGTGGCAGCCAACTGTGAGGTCATACTGA
- a CDS encoding succinate dehydrogenase iron-sulfur subunit — protein sequence MEELVVEVTRTDEKGNQKLQSFNVPKDKVSTVLEALLYIKENMDPSLSFRYSCRMEICGSCGMEIDGKPHMACSTTIESLKSDKVKVAPMKHYKVIRDLAVDMEGFFDKYKEVKPYIIRDDENGKYESEILQTPAQFDEFIDYSMCIKCGICMAACPIEGSDPDYLGPAPLTAIWRYIADSRDQGAKYRLEVASGPEGTSRCHFAGECTEACPKGVDPSFAIQKLRGSMVKYEFQSLFRRH from the coding sequence ATGGAAGAACTGGTAGTAGAAGTCACAAGAACGGATGAGAAAGGCAACCAGAAGCTGCAGTCGTTCAATGTCCCAAAGGATAAAGTTTCCACTGTTCTGGAAGCACTCCTCTACATCAAGGAGAACATGGACCCTAGCCTCTCATTCAGGTATTCGTGCAGGATGGAGATCTGTGGAAGCTGCGGAATGGAAATAGACGGCAAGCCCCATATGGCCTGCTCCACGACCATTGAAAGCCTGAAATCTGATAAGGTCAAGGTTGCGCCAATGAAGCACTATAAGGTCATCAGAGACCTGGCTGTGGACATGGAAGGCTTTTTCGACAAATACAAGGAAGTGAAACCTTACATTATACGGGACGACGAGAATGGAAAATACGAATCTGAAATACTGCAGACGCCGGCACAATTTGACGAATTCATTGATTACTCCATGTGCATCAAATGCGGTATCTGCATGGCGGCATGTCCAATTGAAGGTTCCGATCCAGATTATCTTGGTCCTGCACCGCTGACTGCAATCTGGAGATACATCGCAGACAGCAGGGATCAGGGGGCGAAATACAGGCTCGAAGTAGCCAGTGGGCCTGAGGGGACATCAAGGTGCCATTTTGCTGGTGAATGTACAGAAGCATGCCCCAAGGGAGTGGACCCTTCATTTGCAATACAGAAGCTGAGGGGAAGCATGGTCAAGTATGAGTTCCAAAGTTTATTCAGGAGGCATTGA
- a CDS encoding succinate dehydrogenase, which translates to MVEENVKNLREGPMGWMKFYRKGIGYFAFAMHRFSGLVIVFYLYLHLFVLSHLLVGKATYNSLVTSVTYGPFDSFLVLDVLLALVIFYHGANGTRLALNELGIGLENNKAMFYVFEVISMVLLGIFLYYAYMFLGAS; encoded by the coding sequence ATGGTTGAGGAAAACGTGAAAAATCTGCGGGAAGGCCCCATGGGCTGGATGAAATTCTACAGAAAGGGAATAGGATACTTTGCGTTCGCTATGCACAGATTCAGTGGACTGGTGATTGTATTCTACCTTTATCTTCACCTGTTCGTACTTTCGCATCTTCTCGTGGGAAAGGCGACGTACAACAGTCTGGTAACGTCTGTCACCTACGGCCCATTTGATTCGTTCCTTGTGCTGGATGTTCTTCTTGCTCTGGTCATATTCTATCATGGTGCCAACGGGACAAGACTTGCATTGAATGAGCTTGGTATAGGACTGGAAAATAACAAGGCAATGTTCTACGTATTCGAGGTTATATCAATGGTGCTTCTGGGCATTTTCCTGTATTATGCCTACATGTTCCTGGGGGCGAGCTGA
- a CDS encoding succinate dehydrogenase, producing the protein MAEVEMNSGREIRSSTGSIGRMFQAASGLFLIFFLGVHLYVAHIDFGHPIQFFTSVIENMHNVWWLTFFIVFVWVISYHAVNGLGGIIKDLNIGERGKAYVNYAMVALYIVTVVYGTILAVLVARIPLP; encoded by the coding sequence ATGGCAGAAGTTGAGATGAACAGCGGGAGAGAAATAAGGAGTTCCACAGGTTCCATTGGGAGAATGTTTCAGGCTGCGTCAGGTCTCTTCCTCATATTCTTCCTTGGCGTACACCTCTATGTTGCGCACATAGACTTCGGACATCCCATACAGTTCTTTACCTCAGTTATAGAAAATATGCACAATGTCTGGTGGCTTACGTTCTTCATAGTATTTGTATGGGTCATAAGTTACCATGCAGTGAATGGCCTGGGCGGGATAATCAAGGATTTGAATATTGGTGAAAGGGGCAAGGCCTATGTAAATTACGCAATGGTAGCCCTGTACATCGTTACCGTCGTTTATGGAACAATTCTTGCAGTTCTCGTTGCAAGGATACCGCTTCCATAA
- a CDS encoding DedA family protein, translating to MIHIAIATELANFVIGLIQALGYPGIFVLMLLEGLLLPIPSEVVMAFGGYLAFSGGLLGAAGLPAFIILLVVGSLGNLTGAYLAYMLGDYGGIPLILRYGKYVMLDESSIRRTHEWFLRYGPLSVFFTRLVPIFRTFISIPAGIARMNRASFLLLTLAGALIWDSFLIYFGYILGPHWGSILSYFDEYQYVAIAILIGIILWWFLSKLSKKRQQRTVS from the coding sequence GTGATTCACATTGCCATTGCAACTGAGCTTGCTAATTTCGTAATAGGGCTCATACAGGCCTTGGGATACCCCGGCATCTTTGTTTTGATGCTCCTTGAGGGTCTTCTTCTTCCCATCCCATCTGAAGTTGTTATGGCATTCGGCGGTTATCTAGCCTTTTCAGGTGGCCTTCTTGGAGCCGCGGGCTTGCCAGCATTTATTATCCTGCTCGTTGTTGGTAGTCTCGGAAATCTTACTGGAGCTTATCTTGCTTATATGCTTGGGGATTATGGTGGAATTCCTTTAATACTGAGATATGGCAAATATGTAATGCTTGACGAATCTTCCATAAGGAGAACACACGAATGGTTTCTCAGGTATGGCCCACTCTCTGTCTTTTTCACGCGGCTTGTCCCCATATTCCGTACGTTCATATCCATACCTGCCGGAATTGCCAGAATGAACAGAGCATCATTCCTGCTGTTGACACTTGCGGGTGCCCTCATCTGGGACAGCTTCCTGATATATTTTGGATATATTCTGGGTCCGCACTGGGGTAGCATTCTTTCATACTTCGATGAGTACCAGTATGTGGCAATTGCAATCCTTATAGGAATAATACTGTGGTGGTTTTTATCAAAACTAAGCAAGAAGCGACAGCAGAGAACCGTTTCTTGA
- a CDS encoding cytidine/deoxycytidylate deaminase family protein: MQNERPTWDQYFMRMAFLAASRSNCTRRKVGAVIVKDKNVLATGYNGPPSGTVHCDVVGCIRDELDVPSGERHELCRGLHAEQNAIIQAAVHGVSIKDAVIYVTTHPCVVCSKMLMNAQIREIIYAQGYPDELSELMLLESDIKKRHFELPEGEVKAMLGEFYATTPGSD; encoded by the coding sequence ATGCAGAATGAAAGACCAACTTGGGACCAGTATTTCATGAGGATGGCTTTCCTTGCTGCTTCCAGATCAAACTGCACAAGGAGGAAAGTGGGGGCCGTTATTGTAAAGGACAAAAATGTCCTGGCCACTGGATATAACGGTCCTCCATCGGGGACTGTTCATTGTGACGTGGTTGGCTGCATTAGAGATGAACTTGATGTTCCTTCTGGGGAGAGGCATGAACTCTGCCGGGGTCTTCATGCCGAACAGAATGCCATAATCCAGGCAGCGGTTCATGGAGTCAGCATCAAGGATGCAGTTATCTATGTGACAACTCACCCATGTGTTGTTTGCTCCAAGATGCTCATGAACGCACAGATCAGGGAAATCATTTACGCACAGGGTTATCCGGACGAACTTTCGGAACTCATGCTTCTTGAAAGTGATATTAAAAAGAGGCACTTTGAACTTCCGGAAGGAGAGGTCAAGGCCATGCTCGGCGAGTTCTATGCAACTACCCCCGGTAGCGATTAA
- a CDS encoding thermopsin family protease: protein MPSTTQDKNGFSEQTSKHLENFTAINPYLYTDEPAPMGIADYGIGPNGIPYETNRTSYTGTVNISGISTFNSSWPGDSMGFQLNLNLVFINSGNRYVFWVQDVALLNTTSREIQFLDNIWNSSQPQSGMLNSSVTGNGTVGDSSGIGFYYYVPGNDPGNLVELSYPTTVTLRMNTSLDASGSPQVNFSYNDGYGWVTYDEVVFTFANNVRNVPEFQVSGFYYKPDNLPMDAEFIMGGPGGGSDTQDMASSVSMMLDYWNGYNYQAVSNAYNFGSNTAEGISNVSIASSPASESGTPGISAESGSGALDMDYNTSTTGFLNLSSPNLPSGQLYINTTVVPYENQGANVTLYSGTYDVHLVSGSQKMSFGTVTILPDSVTRITTVSSYWVNFTESGLPSGSYWAINMSGILKSSTGNTISLLLHNGTYFYNVSTIPGYSAISNSGKLSISGAPVSVKVKFTQIKYELNVFQSGLPADTLWYLNISSTEYNFSESDSLIIQLPNGTYHYNYSTPDSIYSGGSGSFRVYGSNITITVGFMKNGELVVISGINSTLFLNGEKILDDKSNFSIYLKPGTYYLVDSAPGYYAYSDFFSISYGSALTLNITLKAMVDYGYLNGTVNSNNAIIRANGMPVAVSSGKFNETLPAGRYVVSIYGDNLTPEIYSLAIYGGKETYMNITTQSSVTFDIQGHIMPGNAEILFNGLPATTNSSGYYVIYLPAGQYKASVTASEYMPESYNLSVSGNISRNFALDLIPARYALSTYGIVTIESANISLIMVNNTAGSVSVSYSSDTSEGTMLIYVSLNNLTGSSVSQALSSRVYVNGDAISNYRIAISGNYTAILSVNIHNGDPLIIWLLNSSLQAPLPHLNNKSKLISPKDAGAYLALGALVAVLLGAVALTRRRYL from the coding sequence ATGCCCAGCACTACTCAGGATAAGAATGGTTTCAGTGAGCAGACTTCCAAGCATCTGGAGAATTTCACAGCAATTAATCCGTATCTTTACACAGACGAGCCAGCACCCATGGGTATTGCAGATTACGGTATAGGGCCTAATGGAATTCCCTACGAAACCAATAGAACCTCATACACTGGAACTGTAAATATTTCCGGCATATCCACCTTTAACTCAAGCTGGCCAGGAGATTCCATGGGTTTCCAGCTTAATCTGAACCTAGTTTTCATCAACTCCGGAAATCGTTATGTATTCTGGGTTCAGGATGTTGCGTTATTAAACACAACCTCCCGTGAGATACAGTTTCTGGACAACATATGGAATTCCTCTCAACCGCAATCCGGGATGCTGAACTCCTCAGTTACTGGAAACGGAACTGTGGGTGATTCCAGTGGAATAGGCTTCTACTACTATGTGCCCGGAAATGATCCTGGTAATCTGGTCGAACTCAGCTACCCAACTACAGTTACTCTGAGGATGAACACCAGCCTTGACGCCAGTGGGTCTCCTCAGGTTAACTTCAGTTACAACGATGGTTATGGATGGGTTACATACGACGAAGTCGTCTTTACATTTGCAAATAATGTCAGGAATGTTCCCGAATTTCAGGTCAGTGGATTTTACTATAAGCCGGACAATCTCCCCATGGACGCTGAATTCATAATGGGCGGCCCGGGAGGTGGGAGCGACACACAAGACATGGCTTCAAGTGTTTCCATGATGCTGGACTATTGGAATGGTTACAATTATCAGGCAGTGTCTAATGCGTATAATTTTGGAAGCAATACAGCTGAAGGAATATCCAATGTATCCATAGCCTCATCACCGGCAAGTGAATCTGGAACTCCGGGTATATCTGCTGAAAGCGGATCTGGAGCCCTTGACATGGACTATAACACTTCAACCACTGGTTTTCTCAATCTATCATCTCCAAATTTGCCTTCAGGGCAGCTATATATCAATACAACAGTAGTTCCGTATGAAAACCAAGGAGCCAACGTAACACTTTATTCAGGCACATATGATGTTCACCTTGTGTCAGGGTCACAGAAAATGAGCTTCGGGACTGTCACCATATTACCTGATTCTGTAACAAGGATCACCACGGTCTCCAGTTACTGGGTTAATTTCACAGAGTCTGGACTTCCGTCTGGTTCTTACTGGGCCATAAATATGTCCGGCATTCTCAAATCTTCAACCGGGAATACAATTTCACTGCTTCTCCACAATGGCACTTATTTCTATAATGTTTCGACCATTCCCGGTTACTCGGCCATATCGAATTCCGGTAAACTGAGCATATCAGGCGCCCCCGTTAGCGTAAAGGTGAAGTTTACCCAGATAAAGTATGAACTGAATGTGTTTCAAAGCGGATTGCCTGCCGATACACTATGGTATTTAAATATCTCATCAACCGAATATAATTTCTCAGAAAGCGATTCATTGATCATTCAACTTCCAAATGGAACTTATCATTACAACTACAGCACGCCAGATTCCATTTATTCAGGCGGTTCCGGATCGTTCAGGGTTTACGGCTCTAATATTACAATAACAGTCGGTTTCATGAAGAATGGGGAGCTTGTTGTGATCTCAGGAATCAATTCCACCCTGTTCCTGAATGGAGAAAAGATCCTGGATGACAAAAGTAACTTTTCCATATACCTCAAGCCCGGGACATATTATCTTGTGGATTCTGCTCCCGGATACTATGCGTATTCTGATTTCTTTTCCATAAGCTACGGCAGCGCTCTGACATTGAATATCACCCTGAAGGCCATGGTAGACTATGGTTATCTGAATGGCACTGTTAATTCAAATAACGCCATAATCAGAGCCAACGGAATGCCTGTAGCAGTTTCAAGTGGAAAGTTCAACGAAACGCTTCCTGCGGGCAGATATGTAGTTTCAATATATGGGGATAATCTGACTCCGGAGATATATTCACTTGCTATTTACGGCGGAAAGGAAACATACATGAATATTACTACTCAATCGTCTGTTACCTTTGATATACAAGGGCATATAATGCCAGGAAATGCTGAGATATTATTCAATGGATTACCTGCCACAACGAACTCATCGGGCTATTATGTGATATATCTTCCCGCAGGGCAGTATAAAGCTTCAGTTACTGCATCAGAATACATGCCGGAATCTTACAATCTCTCCGTAAGCGGGAATATTTCCCGCAATTTTGCTCTTGACCTGATTCCTGCACGTTATGCACTTTCAACATACGGCATCGTCACAATAGAATCTGCCAATATATCGCTGATTATGGTAAATAATACAGCTGGCTCTGTATCAGTCAGCTATTCTTCTGACACAAGTGAAGGAACAATGCTCATATATGTATCTCTGAACAACCTTACTGGCAGCAGTGTATCGCAGGCTCTGTCAAGCAGAGTTTATGTCAATGGAGACGCGATTTCGAACTACAGAATTGCAATCAGTGGCAATTATACTGCAATACTGTCGGTTAATATCCATAATGGTGATCCGCTTATTATCTGGCTCCTGAACTCAAGTCTTCAGGCACCGCTACCTCATTTAAACAATAAATCCAAGTTAATATCCCCAAAGGATGCAGGAGCATACCTGGCACTGGGTGCACTTGTAGCTGTGCTGTTGGGGGCAGTGGCTCTGACAAGAAGAAGATATCTTTAA